In uncultured Cohaesibacter sp., a genomic segment contains:
- a CDS encoding MBL fold metallo-hydrolase, giving the protein MTFSINRRMAMISAAGAAGLMLTPKTTLAQDKMAPALPMAKARGFKLGEMDIITLLAGSAPRDNPHGIFGINVSDDVFAKVSAENFIGTDMAQIYFTPTLVRAGSALILFDTGLNAQGISAALAEAGHKPEDITHVVITHMHGDHIGGLMADGGPTFANAAYLTGEAEYDHWSKAGNEGFEKNVKPLAEKMRFLKDGDSVVPGVTAMAAFGHTPGHMTFMLESMGKQLLLMADLANHYVWSLAYPDWEVKYDMDKAMAVQSRRRVLDMVATDRIPLIGYHMPFPAAGFVETRMDGFRFVPVSYQLMG; this is encoded by the coding sequence ATGACCTTTTCGATTAATCGCCGAATGGCGATGATCAGCGCAGCAGGAGCGGCTGGCCTTATGCTTACACCAAAGACAACCCTAGCGCAGGACAAGATGGCCCCTGCCCTTCCCATGGCCAAGGCCCGTGGTTTCAAGCTGGGCGAGATGGACATCATTACTTTGCTGGCCGGTTCGGCGCCCAGAGACAATCCGCACGGTATTTTCGGCATCAATGTGTCCGATGACGTTTTCGCTAAGGTCAGCGCTGAAAATTTCATCGGCACAGACATGGCGCAAATTTATTTCACCCCGACACTGGTGCGCGCGGGCAGCGCTCTCATCCTGTTCGATACGGGCCTCAATGCGCAGGGCATCAGCGCGGCGCTGGCCGAAGCTGGCCACAAGCCCGAAGACATAACCCATGTGGTGATCACCCATATGCATGGAGATCATATCGGGGGACTGATGGCTGATGGCGGTCCGACCTTTGCCAATGCAGCCTATCTCACCGGCGAGGCCGAATATGATCACTGGTCAAAGGCAGGCAATGAGGGCTTTGAGAAGAATGTCAAACCGCTCGCCGAGAAGATGCGCTTTTTAAAGGATGGAGACAGCGTGGTGCCGGGCGTTACCGCCATGGCGGCCTTTGGCCATACACCCGGCCACATGACCTTCATGCTGGAGAGCATGGGCAAGCAATTGCTGCTGATGGCCGATCTGGCCAACCATTATGTCTGGTCTCTGGCCTATCCCGACTGGGAAGTCAAATATGACATGGACAAGGCGATGGCTGTGCAAAGCCGCCGCAGGGTTCTGGACATGGTGGCAACAGATCGCATTCCGCTGATCGGATATCACATGCCGTTTCCGGCCGCCGGTTTCGTGGAAACGCGAATGGATGGTTTTCGCTTTGTGCCGGTCAGCTATCAGTTGATGGGCTGA
- a CDS encoding EAL domain-containing protein: MIAEHISGAAYIEKARSDLHNKATQVALSLHGAVIANLESGRGMAHVVSTEPDMDTERFNQLSKKIFHRFSSMTSIALAPDLIIEKVYPSEIFSDAIGLDYHKTPTQYPLIEEARRDEHVVISSPVILLDGDQGILIHYPVFVDDAEKGRTFWGVVTSVFAMQRFYKFSGIEGENDDVLYALYNLDEARNTAEQFYGPDTINEMDPVTVTIDFRVDKWELHAVPKEGWIVPPSIYWGIRFIALVAFLLVVVPMAVVAKLSRERMAHLDAHLESQRELNRVSKRLELAVDSLKLGVWEYDPVPGLYSWDQQTRDIYGVDADYDINDHSWKERIFPEDRHRIFEEGPEIIKKEGRYCTDYRLMLPDGSVKTVRVTAFSWVNEDGEMRYLGVNWDITQHVAREEALKQAREESEQRYIELNNVKTRIEYNALHDFLTGLPNRRYIYEFLEGEHEPKWPLASPANSWLLKIDLDGFKEVNDSFGHATGDAMLVKVSNLLKSLQQEGEFIARVGGDEFVMLCSSEQNSRRPQELAESFITALDEPLIHNGLICRLGASIGVSNWHDAQGNLDRLRTNADLALYQSKQNGKGCFTFFSQPLFQRATEKRRLADDLLRGIENREFIAHYQGQYKADSHQLAGAEALARWLHPERGLVFPDQFIELADGLGVTAEIDLMIMEHAIETQKIWAEKGLEIDRVSVNVSAKRLSDRELLPSLKALDFNPKRVTFELIESTFLDRSAPQVASNICDLREMGIEIEIDDFGTAYASIVSLTHLLPNKLKIDRELVFPVTTSEDQRELVHSIIHIGRTLGIGVVAEGVESMEHAEFLRIMGADLLQGYAFSKPMSRERFFNHHIKQHRINVA, from the coding sequence TTGATTGCTGAACATATTAGTGGTGCAGCCTATATCGAGAAGGCCAGATCTGACCTGCATAACAAGGCAACTCAGGTTGCTCTGTCATTGCATGGGGCGGTTATTGCCAATCTGGAATCCGGCCGCGGTATGGCACATGTCGTCTCCACCGAACCGGACATGGATACCGAGCGATTCAACCAACTCTCCAAGAAGATTTTTCATCGCTTTTCCTCGATGACGAGTATCGCGCTCGCCCCGGATCTCATCATCGAGAAAGTCTACCCCTCCGAGATTTTTTCTGATGCCATCGGTCTGGATTACCACAAGACCCCGACGCAATATCCCCTGATTGAGGAAGCCAGGCGTGATGAGCATGTGGTGATATCAAGCCCTGTAATATTGCTGGATGGTGATCAGGGTATTCTCATCCATTATCCTGTTTTTGTTGATGATGCAGAAAAGGGGCGCACTTTTTGGGGTGTCGTAACATCTGTTTTTGCGATGCAGCGCTTTTACAAATTCTCCGGTATTGAGGGCGAGAATGATGATGTCCTCTATGCGCTCTATAATCTTGACGAGGCGCGCAATACGGCTGAACAATTCTATGGGCCAGATACCATCAACGAGATGGACCCGGTTACAGTCACCATCGATTTTCGCGTCGATAAATGGGAATTGCATGCGGTGCCCAAAGAGGGCTGGATCGTTCCGCCTTCCATCTATTGGGGCATTCGGTTCATTGCTCTGGTCGCTTTCCTGTTGGTTGTTGTGCCTATGGCTGTGGTTGCCAAGCTGTCGCGCGAGCGCATGGCCCATCTGGATGCGCATCTGGAGAGCCAGAGAGAATTGAACCGTGTTTCCAAGCGCCTTGAGCTTGCTGTGGATTCTCTCAAGCTGGGTGTTTGGGAATATGATCCGGTACCGGGGCTCTATAGCTGGGATCAGCAAACACGGGACATTTATGGCGTCGACGCTGATTACGATATCAATGACCATTCGTGGAAAGAACGCATCTTCCCGGAAGATAGGCATCGCATTTTCGAAGAAGGCCCCGAGATCATCAAGAAGGAAGGGCGATATTGCACCGACTATCGTTTGATGCTGCCTGATGGTTCGGTCAAGACTGTGCGCGTGACTGCGTTCAGTTGGGTCAATGAAGATGGCGAAATGCGCTATCTCGGTGTCAATTGGGACATCACCCAGCATGTTGCCCGTGAAGAAGCCCTCAAGCAGGCGCGCGAGGAAAGCGAGCAACGCTATATCGAGCTGAACAATGTCAAGACACGTATCGAATATAATGCCCTGCATGACTTCCTGACCGGGCTTCCCAACCGTCGCTATATCTATGAGTTTCTGGAGGGTGAGCATGAGCCTAAATGGCCGCTTGCCTCTCCCGCCAACAGCTGGCTCTTGAAGATCGATCTTGATGGCTTCAAGGAGGTCAATGACAGCTTCGGCCATGCGACCGGCGACGCCATGCTGGTCAAGGTTTCAAATCTGCTTAAGTCGCTGCAACAGGAGGGAGAATTCATCGCTCGTGTTGGCGGGGATGAGTTTGTCATGCTGTGCTCGAGCGAGCAAAACAGCCGCAGACCGCAGGAGCTTGCGGAGAGTTTCATTACGGCACTCGATGAGCCCTTGATTCACAATGGACTGATCTGCCGTCTGGGGGCCAGTATCGGCGTTTCAAACTGGCATGATGCGCAAGGCAATCTGGACAGGCTGCGCACCAACGCGGATCTGGCGCTCTATCAGTCAAAACAGAACGGCAAGGGCTGCTTCACCTTCTTCAGCCAGCCTTTGTTCCAGCGCGCCACTGAAAAGCGGCGTCTGGCAGACGACTTGCTGCGCGGTATCGAAAATCGCGAATTCATAGCCCATTATCAGGGGCAATATAAGGCCGATAGCCACCAGTTGGCTGGGGCCGAGGCGCTTGCCCGCTGGCTGCATCCCGAGCGTGGTCTGGTTTTCCCGGATCAGTTTATCGAACTTGCCGACGGTCTGGGTGTGACCGCCGAAATCGATCTGATGATCATGGAGCATGCAATCGAGACACAGAAAATCTGGGCGGAGAAGGGCCTTGAGATCGATCGCGTGTCTGTCAACGTGTCTGCCAAGCGCCTGAGTGACCGCGAATTGCTGCCAAGCCTCAAGGCACTTGATTTCAATCCCAAGCGTGTGACATTCGAATTGATCGAATCCACCTTCCTTGATCGCAGCGCACCTCAGGTGGCATCCAATATCTGTGACTTAAGGGAAATGGGAATCGAGATCGAAATTGACGATTTCGGCACCGCCTATGCGTCCATTGTCAGCCTGACGCATCTGTTGCCGAACAAGCTGAAGATTGACCGTGAGTTGGTCTTCCCCGTTACCACCAGCGAAGATCAGCGCGAACTGGTGCATTCGATCATCCATATCGGTCGAACCCTAGGTATCGGCGTCGTTGCCGAAGGGGTTGAATCGATGGAGCATGCCGAATTCCTGCGCATCATGGGCGCGGATCTGCTACAGGGATATGCTTTCAGCAAGCCGATGTCGCGCGAGAGATTCTTCAACCATCACATCAAGCAACACAGGATCAATGTGGCCTGA
- a CDS encoding extracellular solute-binding protein yields MSQFLPRHGLSALRAGFLTLALLSSGAINLIDGSGQASAVEFETWLTGSSLMGEPKYGADFAHFDYVNPDAPKGGEVRLATTGSFDSFNPVIPKGEAAAGLALIGTNMIYESLMVPSYDEIASDYGLLAEAMYVGPDYSYVKYRLREEARWQDGEPVTAEDVVWSFEQLTELNPQQKFYFSHVVKAEVTGEREVTFTFDKGGNRELPHIVGELKVMPKHWWTGTDAKGKQRDIAHATLEPIMGSSPYRIKDFVAGKYVEYERVEDYWGKDLNVRIGTNNFDRLRYEYFRDNTVLFEAFKTGAYDFRVEPTAKTWATGYDFDAVKEGKIIKSVIPDESSGLMVGFIPNLRREKFQNPKVREALNYVLNFEEMNRTLFYDQYDRINSYFYGSELASSGKAEGKVLAMLEPLRDQIPASAFEPYSNPKVESREDLRDNLKKALELFKEAGWEPKTEVDEAKRDDGFLHKIMVTLGLASDPTKIVMRNDKGEAFEIEYLLNGDSFERIALRLQASLERVGITLTPRVVDSAQYVNRIRSWDYDLIYLGWGQSLSPGNEQREYFGSISADREGSANYAGIKNPAIDALIDKIIFAKDREDLVAAVKAMDRVLLANYYVIPGWGMPATRIAYWDKFGHPETFPKMTIGFPTIWWAKDSDAAPQASN; encoded by the coding sequence GTGTCTCAATTTCTACCTCGTCACGGCCTTTCTGCCCTCAGGGCCGGGTTCCTCACGCTTGCGCTTCTATCGAGCGGCGCGATCAACCTGATAGACGGAAGCGGCCAGGCGAGCGCAGTGGAATTCGAGACATGGCTCACCGGTTCTTCCCTGATGGGCGAGCCGAAATATGGCGCAGATTTTGCCCATTTCGATTATGTCAATCCGGACGCCCCCAAGGGGGGTGAGGTGCGACTTGCAACGACCGGCAGTTTCGACAGTTTCAATCCAGTCATCCCGAAGGGCGAAGCCGCAGCCGGTCTCGCCCTGATCGGCACCAACATGATTTATGAATCGCTGATGGTGCCCTCCTATGACGAGATTGCCTCCGACTATGGCCTGCTGGCCGAAGCGATGTATGTCGGGCCGGACTATAGCTATGTGAAATATCGCCTGCGCGAAGAAGCCCGCTGGCAGGATGGCGAGCCGGTAACGGCGGAAGATGTGGTCTGGTCCTTTGAACAACTGACCGAGCTTAATCCGCAGCAGAAATTCTATTTCAGCCATGTCGTCAAGGCTGAGGTGACCGGCGAGCGGGAAGTGACCTTCACCTTCGACAAGGGAGGCAACCGCGAGCTGCCCCATATCGTGGGCGAGCTGAAGGTGATGCCGAAACACTGGTGGACCGGCACGGACGCCAAAGGCAAACAGCGCGATATAGCTCATGCCACGCTTGAGCCGATCATGGGGTCTTCCCCCTACAGGATCAAGGATTTCGTGGCTGGCAAATATGTCGAATATGAACGTGTTGAGGACTATTGGGGCAAGGATCTCAATGTCCGGATCGGCACCAATAATTTCGACCGTCTGCGCTATGAGTATTTTCGCGACAACACGGTGCTGTTCGAGGCTTTCAAGACCGGTGCCTATGATTTCCGCGTGGAACCGACTGCCAAGACATGGGCCACGGGCTATGATTTCGATGCCGTCAAGGAAGGCAAGATCATCAAAAGCGTGATTCCCGATGAATCCTCCGGCCTGATGGTCGGCTTCATTCCGAACCTGCGGCGGGAGAAATTCCAGAATCCGAAGGTGCGCGAAGCGCTCAATTATGTCTTGAATTTCGAGGAAATGAACCGGACGCTGTTCTATGATCAGTATGACCGGATCAACAGCTATTTCTATGGCAGCGAGCTTGCCTCTTCGGGCAAGGCCGAGGGCAAGGTGCTGGCGATGCTCGAGCCCTTGCGCGATCAGATCCCCGCATCTGCCTTTGAGCCCTACAGCAACCCCAAGGTGGAAAGCCGCGAAGATCTGCGCGACAATCTCAAGAAGGCGCTAGAGCTGTTCAAGGAAGCGGGTTGGGAACCCAAGACCGAGGTGGATGAGGCCAAGCGCGATGATGGCTTCCTGCACAAGATCATGGTCACTCTGGGCCTTGCATCCGATCCGACCAAGATCGTCATGCGCAATGACAAGGGCGAAGCCTTCGAGATTGAGTATCTGCTCAATGGTGATTCATTCGAAAGGATCGCCCTGCGCTTGCAGGCATCGCTGGAACGCGTCGGCATCACACTGACCCCGCGCGTGGTTGACAGCGCGCAATATGTCAACCGTATCCGCTCCTGGGATTATGATCTGATCTATCTGGGCTGGGGCCAGAGCCTGTCGCCGGGCAATGAACAGCGCGAATATTTCGGCTCCATTTCGGCGGATCGCGAAGGCTCTGCCAATTATGCAGGCATCAAGAATCCGGCCATCGACGCCCTCATTGACAAGATCATCTTTGCCAAGGATCGCGAGGATCTGGTCGCGGCGGTGAAGGCGATGGATCGGGTCCTTCTGGCCAACTATTATGTCATTCCCGGCTGGGGCATGCCGGCAACCCGCATCGCTTACTGGGACAAGTTCGGGCATCCCGAGACATTCCCCAAGATGACCATCGGCTTCCCCACCATCTGGTGGGCCAAGGATAGCGATGCGGCACCTCAGGCAAGCAACTAA
- the pncB gene encoding nicotinate phosphoribosyltransferase produces the protein MTIDLASRVYSHRWKIDPIVRSLIDTDFYKLLMAQSVFHNKPDVHVEFSLINRSKSVPLAKLIDEDELRAQLDYIRGLKLSRGESTWLRGNMFYGKRSMFHSDFMEWFENLTLPPYHLHRVGDQYELTFEGPWPAVMLWEIPALSVIMELRSRAVLHKMKRFELQILYARAMTRLWEKVETLRAIGDVVVADFGTRRRHSFLWQDWCVQAMQEGLGNNFIGTSNCLIAMRREMEAIGTNAHELPMVYSALAENDEELAYAPYRVLEDWQREHDGNLRVILPDTFGSAGFLERAPDWLTSWTGIRVDSGQPEEAAETAIQWWKDRGEDPREKLIIFSDGLDVDQIGSLYKKFHERVRVSFGWGTLLTNDFRGLVTDDALSPFSLVCKAVSANGRPTVKLSDNPNKAMGPAEEIERYKRVFRVGKQKAMDVIV, from the coding sequence ATGACCATCGATCTTGCATCTCGCGTATATAGTCACCGCTGGAAAATCGACCCAATCGTCCGCTCGCTGATCGACACCGATTTCTACAAATTGTTGATGGCTCAGTCGGTTTTTCACAACAAGCCCGATGTGCATGTCGAGTTTAGCCTGATCAACCGGTCAAAATCTGTTCCCCTTGCCAAGCTGATAGATGAAGACGAACTGCGCGCCCAGCTCGATTATATTCGCGGGTTGAAACTCTCCCGCGGCGAGAGCACATGGCTGCGCGGCAACATGTTTTATGGCAAGCGCTCGATGTTTCATTCCGACTTTATGGAATGGTTCGAGAATCTTACCCTGCCGCCCTATCATCTCCATCGGGTGGGGGATCAGTATGAGCTAACCTTCGAGGGGCCATGGCCTGCGGTGATGCTGTGGGAGATCCCGGCGCTGTCTGTCATCATGGAGCTTCGGTCGCGGGCTGTGTTGCACAAGATGAAGCGCTTTGAGCTGCAAATTCTCTATGCCCGCGCCATGACCCGCCTGTGGGAGAAAGTGGAGACCCTGCGTGCCATTGGTGATGTGGTGGTGGCCGATTTCGGCACCCGCCGTCGCCATTCCTTCCTCTGGCAGGACTGGTGCGTTCAGGCCATGCAGGAGGGATTGGGCAACAATTTCATCGGCACATCGAACTGTCTGATCGCCATGCGGCGCGAGATGGAGGCGATCGGCACCAATGCCCATGAATTGCCGATGGTCTATTCCGCTCTGGCCGAGAATGACGAAGAACTGGCCTATGCCCCCTATCGGGTTCTGGAAGACTGGCAGCGCGAACATGACGGCAATCTGCGCGTCATTCTGCCGGACACCTTCGGCTCTGCGGGCTTTCTCGAGCGCGCGCCGGACTGGCTGACGAGCTGGACGGGGATCCGCGTGGATAGTGGCCAGCCCGAAGAAGCCGCAGAAACAGCCATCCAGTGGTGGAAGGATCGCGGCGAGGATCCGCGCGAAAAACTGATCATCTTTTCCGATGGTCTGGATGTGGACCAGATCGGCAGCCTCTACAAGAAATTCCATGAGCGGGTGCGGGTTTCCTTTGGCTGGGGCACGTTGCTGACCAATGATTTCAGGGGTCTGGTGACCGATGACGCGCTCTCGCCCTTCTCGCTGGTCTGCAAGGCGGTTTCTGCCAATGGCCGGCCAACGGTGAAGCTTTCGGACAATCCCAACAAGGCGATGGGACCGGCCGAAGAAATCGAGCGCTACAAGCGCGTCTTCAGGGTCGGCAAACAAAAAGCCATGGATGTCATAGTCTGA
- a CDS encoding cytochrome c family protein, translated as MALIFVMVTGMATGYIFSDHAPEQPGYIIEVADASGDGAAKEAEPEVDFATLLAAADAGKGERVAKKCAACHTFDADMANKTGPHLFGVFDRAIASVGEFKYSDAMHAFSEGKVWDAETLNKYLTKPKDLVPGTAMAFAGLSKAEDRANLIGYLQTLK; from the coding sequence ATGGCCCTTATTTTTGTCATGGTTACAGGGATGGCAACGGGCTACATCTTCAGTGATCACGCTCCGGAACAACCCGGCTACATCATCGAAGTTGCCGATGCATCCGGTGACGGCGCCGCCAAGGAGGCTGAACCGGAAGTGGATTTTGCCACCCTGCTGGCTGCCGCAGATGCAGGCAAGGGTGAGCGCGTGGCCAAGAAATGCGCCGCTTGCCACACCTTCGACGCTGACATGGCCAACAAGACAGGGCCGCACCTGTTTGGTGTCTTTGATCGCGCCATTGCTTCGGTTGGCGAGTTCAAATATTCCGACGCCATGCATGCCTTCTCAGAAGGCAAGGTGTGGGACGCAGAAACGCTCAACAAATATCTGACCAAGCCGAAGGATCTGGTTCCGGGCACTGCCATGGCCTTTGCCGGTCTCAGCAAGGCTGAAGATCGCGCCAACCTGATCGGCTATCTGCAGACACTGAAATAA
- the pncA gene encoding bifunctional nicotinamidase/pyrazinamidase: protein MERSQHNALVIIDVQNDFCPGGALAVPGGDDIIARINMMQQSYSRIILTQDWHPADHSSFASSHPGKVAYDMVQMPYGDQVLWPDHCVQGSQGAAFHGALETDRADLILRKGSNRQIDSYSAFFENDHHTATGLEGYLRDKGVVSLLFVGLATDFCVRYSAVDAAKLGFDVSVDLSACRAIDLNGSLAEALDDMRAHDIHILGH from the coding sequence ATGGAACGCTCGCAACATAACGCCCTTGTCATTATCGATGTTCAGAATGATTTCTGCCCCGGCGGTGCGCTGGCGGTTCCCGGAGGGGATGACATCATCGCAAGGATCAACATGATGCAGCAATCCTACTCGCGCATCATCCTGACGCAGGACTGGCACCCGGCCGATCATAGCTCCTTTGCAAGCAGCCATCCGGGCAAGGTCGCCTATGACATGGTGCAGATGCCCTATGGTGATCAGGTGCTCTGGCCCGACCATTGCGTGCAAGGCTCGCAAGGCGCGGCCTTTCATGGCGCACTTGAGACGGATCGGGCAGACCTGATCCTGCGCAAGGGCAGCAACCGCCAAATCGACAGCTACTCCGCCTTTTTCGAGAATGATCACCATACGGCAACCGGTCTGGAAGGCTATTTGCGCGACAAGGGCGTCGTTTCCCTGCTTTTTGTAGGACTTGCGACGGATTTCTGCGTGCGCTATTCGGCAGTGGACGCCGCCAAGCTCGGGTTTGACGTATCGGTTGATCTTTCCGCCTGCCGGGCCATTGACCTCAATGGTTCGCTCGCAGAAGCGCTCGACGATATGCGGGCCCATGATATTCATATTCTCGGCCACTAG
- a CDS encoding acyltransferase yields MKGESRPIFALFAVWRLIAALMVMLYHFCAFGPQAYRDFALSAEVLTALLDLFFIVSGFLIWIHYAQRLTGLGSYGVFLLRRLARLYPLHLLTLGIFCFAWLIILVAGLDVELTDYYSLPELLRQLLLVNAWGLSDGLAFNFVSWSLSAEWFCYLTLPVILFIYRKTGLVGLIALLGFCVVALEGLTYLDIIPFPSWLDANTWGAYRVFADFVLGAIIAILASKRLIAIERHSYAWGALLLAVIVMLCDFRWGYGNIVAITIALYIAAQVEINAPERSGYLMPLMPLAAVSFGIYMWHPVFTVAILGLGWLMILEPMQIIGFAPVLAFAVIVTVTTALLSARFFEAPLRGKILSLGKGSLVNGFSLKRDASEETPLR; encoded by the coding sequence ATGAAGGGAGAAAGCAGACCCATTTTTGCGCTCTTCGCGGTCTGGCGCCTGATCGCTGCGCTTATGGTCATGCTCTATCATTTCTGCGCCTTCGGCCCTCAGGCCTACAGGGATTTTGCCCTAAGCGCAGAGGTTTTGACGGCACTGCTGGATCTGTTCTTCATCGTCTCCGGTTTCCTGATCTGGATCCATTACGCCCAGCGGCTGACCGGCCTTGGCTCCTATGGGGTTTTTCTGCTGCGGCGTCTGGCGCGGCTCTATCCATTGCATCTGCTGACCCTTGGCATTTTCTGCTTTGCCTGGCTGATCATTCTTGTTGCCGGTCTGGATGTGGAACTGACGGACTATTATTCCCTGCCGGAACTGCTGCGCCAATTGTTGCTGGTCAACGCATGGGGGCTGTCTGACGGCCTTGCCTTCAACTTCGTCTCTTGGTCGCTATCTGCGGAATGGTTCTGTTATCTCACCTTGCCGGTGATCCTGTTCATCTATCGCAAGACTGGTCTTGTTGGCCTCATCGCCTTGCTCGGCTTCTGTGTGGTTGCCCTTGAAGGCTTGACCTATCTGGACATCATTCCCTTTCCCTCTTGGCTGGATGCCAACACATGGGGGGCCTATCGCGTCTTCGCCGACTTCGTTCTCGGGGCCATCATCGCGATCCTTGCTTCAAAACGCCTGATCGCCATAGAGCGCCATTCCTACGCCTGGGGGGCGCTGTTGCTGGCGGTCATCGTCATGCTGTGTGATTTTCGCTGGGGCTATGGCAACATCGTGGCCATCACCATAGCGCTTTATATTGCGGCTCAGGTGGAAATCAACGCCCCGGAAAGAAGCGGCTATCTGATGCCGCTGATGCCGCTGGCTGCAGTCTCCTTCGGCATCTATATGTGGCATCCGGTTTTCACCGTCGCCATTCTGGGGCTCGGCTGGCTGATGATACTGGAGCCGATGCAGATCATCGGCTTTGCCCCTGTGCTGGCCTTCGCCGTGATCGTCACGGTCACAACCGCGCTTCTCTCGGCACGCTTCTTCGAGGCCCCGTTGCGCGGCAAGATCCTGTCGCTGGGAAAGGGCAGCCTTGTCAATGGCTTTTCGCTCAAAAGGGACGCCAGCGAAGAGACGCCCCTGCGCTGA
- a CDS encoding YbaK/EbsC family protein — protein MAGKKSSKVRVQEAIDALGLDSQVVTMPDTTRTAEDAAAACGCAVGQIVKSLIFERHDNHHLVLLLIAGSNRADMDLAARVIGSSLDRADPKKVRAETGFAIGGVAPIGHLCPMEVYIDPDLLTFETVWAAAGAPNAVFKVEPAALMKATDAKLLATD, from the coding sequence ATGGCAGGCAAGAAGAGTTCGAAGGTCCGTGTTCAGGAAGCGATTGACGCGCTGGGGCTGGATAGCCAAGTGGTGACGATGCCCGACACCACACGCACCGCCGAGGATGCCGCTGCGGCCTGTGGCTGTGCGGTGGGGCAGATCGTCAAGAGCCTGATTTTCGAGCGCCACGACAATCACCATCTGGTGCTGCTGCTGATCGCGGGCAGCAATCGGGCAGACATGGATCTTGCCGCCCGTGTCATAGGCTCCAGTCTGGACAGGGCCGATCCGAAGAAGGTGCGGGCCGAGACCGGCTTTGCCATTGGCGGAGTTGCCCCGATTGGCCATTTGTGCCCGATGGAGGTCTATATCGACCCCGACCTGCTGACATTCGAGACAGTCTGGGCTGCGGCGGGTGCTCCCAACGCCGTTTTCAAGGTGGAACCGGCAGCCCTGATGAAAGCCACCGACGCAAAATTGCTCGCGACAGACTGA
- a CDS encoding prephenate dehydratase, whose translation MIAKKVVFQGEPGANSHTACNNVFPDAEAVPMATFEDCFNAVQNDEADLAMIPIENSVAGRVADIHHLMPTSDLHIIGEYFLPIHHQLLGLRGARLEDVTSVQSHIMALGQCRKIIRDRKLKAIVGADTAGSAHQISNQGDKTKAAIASELAAEIYDLDILKADIEDEDHNTTRFIILSKYPIRADRNNPLVVTTFVFRVRNVPAALYKALGGFATNGVNMTKLESYQTGGKFFATQFYADIEGHPDDTGVRLALEELRFFSAELKILGIYPAHEYRRRNHEPEANRDLRPSPDL comes from the coding sequence ATGATCGCCAAGAAAGTCGTTTTTCAGGGGGAACCCGGTGCCAACTCGCACACCGCCTGCAATAATGTATTTCCCGATGCAGAGGCGGTTCCAATGGCAACCTTTGAAGACTGCTTCAATGCCGTTCAGAATGATGAGGCGGATCTGGCCATGATCCCGATCGAAAATTCGGTTGCCGGGCGCGTGGCCGATATCCATCATCTGATGCCGACCTCCGACCTGCATATCATCGGGGAATATTTCCTGCCCATCCATCATCAGTTGCTGGGTTTGCGCGGTGCACGACTGGAAGATGTCACCTCGGTCCAGAGCCACATCATGGCGCTGGGGCAATGTCGCAAGATCATTCGCGATCGCAAGCTGAAGGCGATCGTCGGGGCCGACACGGCGGGCTCGGCCCACCAGATTTCCAATCAGGGCGATAAGACAAAAGCCGCGATTGCTTCCGAACTGGCCGCCGAAATCTATGATCTGGATATTCTGAAGGCGGATATCGAGGATGAGGATCACAACACCACCCGCTTTATCATCCTGTCGAAATATCCCATTCGTGCAGACAGGAACAATCCGTTGGTGGTCACCACATTCGTCTTCCGTGTGCGCAACGTGCCTGCCGCTCTCTACAAGGCGCTGGGTGGTTTTGCCACCAACGGCGTCAACATGACCAAGCTGGAGAGCTATCAGACGGGTGGAAAATTCTTCGCAACCCAATTCTATGCGGATATCGAGGGCCATCCGGACGATACCGGCGTCAGACTGGCGCTTGAGGAATTGCGTTTCTTCTCAGCCGAGTTGAAAATTCTCGGAATCTATCCGGCGCATGAATATCGCAGACGCAATCACGAGCCCGAAGCAAACCGAGATCTGAGACCCAGTCCGGATCTTTGA